GTTCGTTAGCAACATACTCAAACATATTGTGAGCTGATTCTGATTATACTTTTAGGAAATTGTTGAAATTGGACTGATTAAAATTTTCGGGGGGGAATATCTGGATCAATTCTCCTACATTACTTTACGTTGACGTTACGAGAATCCCCGCCCCGCCTCCGCCCACAGAGACACAGAGAGTGACTGCTGACTGGCAAGTGGGTTTACTCCGTATTTGTCCTAATTGCAACATAGAACAAACGTGCCAATGTGCTAGGGCTGATGCAAAGAGTGAGCCATTTTGTCCGGAAGCGACTGACGGACAAAAACAAGACGCACGGAGCTCGTCATTTAGTCTGTGATCTacccacatgagttgggaaattgcgttagatgtaaatataaacggaatacaatgatttgcaaatccttttcaagccatattcagttgaatatgccacaaagacaacatatttgatgttcggactcaagttgggaaaggtggcagtaaatactgataaagttgaggaatgctcatcaaacacttatttggaacatcccacaggtgtgcaggctaattgggaacaggtgggtgccatgattggctataaaaacagcttccatgaaatgctaagtcattcacttAGCATTTTGTCAaaccgttttagaacaacatttctcaacgagctaatgcaaggaatttagggatttttaccatctacggtccgtaaaatcatcaaaaagtcagagaatctggaaaaatcattgcacgtaagcgataatattacggacctttgatccctcaggtggtaaggcttcaaaaaccgacatcggtgtgtaaaggatatcaccgcatccaatccaatccactttatttatatagcacatttaaacaacaataacgtttccaaagtgccgcacagccatgttaaaaacaattgtaaaaaaaaaataaaataaaataatcaatcaatgtttatttatacagccccaaatcacaaatgtctcaaaggactgcacaaatcattacgactacgacatcctcgggagaacccacaaaagggcaaggaaaactcacacccagtgggcagggagaattcacatccagtgggacgccagtgacaatgctgactatgagaaaccttggagaggacctcagatgtgggcaaccccccctctctaggggaccgaaagcaatggatgtcgagcgggtctaacatgatactgtgaaagttcaatccatagtggctccaacacagccgcgagagttcagttcaagcggatccaagaccgcagcgagagtcccgtccacaggaaaccatctcaagcggatcagcagcgtagagacgtccccaaccgatacaggcgagcggtccatcctgtatataaaaaagtatatatatattatgctccaccaatgactgaataaaaacaaaaaataaataaatataaaaccaatagaaacaatataaaaacaaatatgattaaaaactattttaaagggtaaaatcaattaaaacagtaaaataaaaataaaagtttataaaaaacagagaggacaacagaggaccacacaactcacgtagtgttaaaagccaaagaataaaagtgggtcttaagacgagacttaaaagagtccactgtggaagcagtttgaacatggaggggcagagtgttccagagcttagggccgaccacagagaaggccctgtctcccctggtcttaagtctggtcttgggcaccacaagctggaactggctctcggacctcagagcgcgcaggaatgtaaaaatttggatgaggtccgagatatattgaggtgccagtccatgtaaagatttaaaaacaaacagcatgagctcaggaacactttataaaaccactgtcagtaactacagttagtcgctacatctgtaagtgcaagttaaaaccctactatgcaaaaccaaaacccatttatcaacaacacccaggaacgccactggcttcgctgggccctaagctcatctaagatggactgatgcaaagtggaaaagtgttctgtggtctgacgaggccacatttcaatttatatttggaaactgtggacttggtgtcctccggaacaaaataggaaaataaccatccggattggtataggcgcaaagttgaaaagccagcatgtgtgatggtatgggggtgtattagtgcccaaggcatgggtaacttacacatctgtgaaggcaccattaatgctgaaaggtacatacagcttttggagcaacatatgttgttatcatggacgcccctgcttatttcagcatgaaaatgccaagctatgtgttagaactcaaactcataaacatttatcagcggcacggccggaaaccaacattgaatgaccgtgacgaaAAAACGAAatcaatctctataggatatcaccacatttgcTCAGGAACACTAgttgtattagtggccaaggcatggctaacttacacatctgtgaaggcaccattaatgctgaaaggtacatacagcttttggagcaacatatgttgttatcatggacgcccctgcttatttcagcaagacaatgccaagctacgtgttagaactcaaactcataaacatttatcagcggcatggccggaaaccaacattgaatgaccgtgacgaaAAAACGAAatcaatctctataggatatcaccacatttgcTCAGGAACACTAgttgtattagtggccaaggcatggctaacttacacatctgtgaaggcaccattaatgctgaaaggtacatacagcttttggagcaacatggacaatgccaagccacgtgttagtaaaagagtgcgggtactttcctggcccgcctgcagtccagacctgtctcccatcaaaaatgtgtggcgcattatgaagcgtaaaatacgacagcggagactgttgaaggactgaagctctacataaaacaagaatgggaaagaattccactttcaaagcttcaacaattagtttcctcagttcccaaacgtttattgagtgttgttaaaagaaaatttgatgtcacacagtggtgaacatgccctttcccaactacttaggcacatgttgcagccatgaaattctaagttaattactattacaaaaaaaaattaagtttatgagtttgaacatcaaatatgttgtctttgaagcatattcaactgaatatgggttgaaaaggatttgcaaatcattgtattgtgaagtgaattatatttatatagcgcttttctctagtgactcgaagcgctttacatagtgaaacccaatatctaagttacatttaaaccagtgtgggtggcaccgggagcaggtgggtaacgtgtcttgcccaaggacacaacggcagtgactaggatggcggaagcagggaatcgaacctgcaaccctcaagttgctggcacggctactctaccaaccgggccataccgtattccgtttatatttacatccgacacaatttcccaactcatatggaaacggggtttgtacatctctCAGTTACACATTTTCGCATCACAGCAGTGTTTGGTTTTCTGTTTAATACATAAAAAgttcaatttccacatttttgctCCCATTAGAACATCTGCAACGTGTTTGGTGGCCACCTGGCCTCCATCCACAGCCGGCTGGAAAACAGCCTGGTCATTGAACTGGTGCAGGAGGCGTCTGCGGACTATGCCTGGATCGGACTCTACGGCGCCTTCAAGGTATTTACAAGTCACAGTGTTGTTGAGAACCCTGACTCGGGACTATTTTGCTCAGCTTTTACTTACCGTTTAAGTTGCGAACACACATTTGAGATACAAGCCTACCTGCCGCTAACTAGCATAGCAACTACCACGCTGAGATTTGCCCGTCCAGCCTTACTGGCTAATATTAGCTTGTGGCTACAGATGGAAATAAGGTTGGTCCACTCTTCTCCTCAACCACGCATTTCTATTCGGAGGCAAAATAGAATATTCTCAGTAGCCTCAGAGAAGAAATGAcagtaacaaaaaaaatgtcattatgttggaaaaatgtgacattgattatgttacgggtcgttttgacccgtactgtgtaaatgcactcaaaacagtcaagaaaaccggttaaaccaataaaaattttattttaggttatataaacatttagaaaagtgacattttttgttccaattgtattatgttaagggtccatccatccatccatcatcttcagcttatccgaggtcgggtcgcgggggcaacagcctaagtagggaaacccagacttccctctccccagccacttcgtctagctcttcccgggggatcccgaggcgttcccaggccggccgggagacatagtcttcccaacgtgtcctgggtctaccccgtggcctcctaccggctggacgtgccctaaacacctacctagggaggcgttcgggtggcatcctgaccagatgccagaaccacctcatctggctcctctcgatgtggaggagcagcggctttactttgagttcctcccggatgacagagcttctcaccctatctctaagggagagacccaaactcatttgggacgcttgtacccgtgatctcatcctttcggtcatgacccaaagctcatgaccataggtgaggatgggaacgtagatcgaccggtaaattgagagctttgccttccggctcagctccttcttcaccacaacggatcggtacaacgtccgcattactgaagacgccgcaccgatccgcctgtcgatctcacgatccactcttccctcactcgtgaacaagactcctaggtacttgaactcctccacttgggggcagggtctcctccccaacccggagatggcactccaccctttttccgggcgagaatttgacccatttcagtttttgtgttgatcaaagtactggttatcctttctttttcttgctgaaatctggtgacttttcctcatctagggtcatggactggtgtgtaaatctggacactttgttgtgtagtggaatgtttgtgcagagtttgtgtacaaagatgatgttgcgagtcattttgacccaggcgctttaatgtgggtaaatagctgttagatccaaaaataaacatgtctccttgatgtactttttgctttgatgtacaattgtttgtattttgattgtctctgagacccagagccaggtgtgtgaagagagggaactttctcacactcctcagatgtcatccttctggagctcatttttggtgagtttgtcaaagagatgacatgagaacagtgacaaggacaagtgtgagaaagttccctctcttcacacacctggctctgggtctcagaaaCAATcacaatacaaacaattgtacataaaAGTAAAACGTaaatcaaagagacttgtttattttggctatttacccacattaaagcgtctgggtcaaaatgacccgcaacatcatctttgtttacaaactctgcaagacctTCAGATTTtgcacaccagttcatgaccctagatgaggaaaagtcaccaaatttcagaaagaaaaagaaaggataaccagtactttgataaacacaaaaactgaaatgagtgaaattgaccctcaacataatcgAAGggttaaggattgtgaatgataggcacatgtcaccaaaaaagagcagttccTTTTTAAAGCAAAAGGGAAAGCCGAGAGACATGTCAAGAAGGTTGGGATACCTCTGTCTCACCTTGTCACATTCCAGCAGTTTAATTCTCATTTCTTTGTCTTCCAGGACGGCTCCTTTTTGTGGACTGATGGCTCCGAAGTAGATTTTGCAGACTTTGCTGCAGAACTGTCCTACAATGTTTGTGGTGCGTCAAGATGCTGGTCAGTTGAGTGTTTGGACAGTGGCAGACTTGATGTCGTATCGTCTTTAGAAACGGACGCTACGGATTTATTGAAGCGTAGACGTACATTTGATACCACGGTGCGTGTATTAATCCGTTTTAATTCTTGACCAAAATGATTGGTGTAAGACGCACGATAGTGTAaaacgcacccactaaatttgaggaaaaaaaatctaattttttcaTATTAGCCACAGcaaactaaaatatatatatacagtatatacacgtaCAGCAGGATTTacgaaatatttattttcataccttaattgtttccaaagggtGTCCGtcaaacggcagtaaaacggctgatcaaacaaaacagaagtcatagtcatggatccactagctgtgcaagctagctaaacagactcaataactccacgctgacattTTGGTAACTTTATTTAGGAATTTGTGGaacttaaacaatacaaaaagattgccattgtaagttaatgataacAACACTTgtgaacgtgttagcatattagctaatgctgacAACGCTAGAGTCATTACATGACGTTACAATAACAcgta
The DNA window shown above is from Nerophis ophidion isolate RoL-2023_Sa linkage group LG06, RoL_Noph_v1.0, whole genome shotgun sequence and carries:
- the LOC133554114 gene encoding alpha-N-acetylgalactosamine-specific lectin-like isoform X2, translated to MVSAVGVFFLLCGISGLFTEARPWGLLHNYNLRCPKGWTQLEDQCYIFQNINKTYAEAENICNVFGGHLASIHSRLENSLVIELVQEASADYAWIGLYGAFKDGSFLWTDGSEVDFADFAAELSYNVCGASRC